Proteins encoded in a region of the Bombyx mori chromosome 23, ASM3026992v2 genome:
- the LOC105841534 gene encoding uncharacterized protein LOC105841534, producing the protein MLHRTSSSRRRRASRSAATSPQTRSPRNSALPSRRASLATAETDEEMEPTPQRSPRASLAPDAIMDYHRSPRHSLTPEVRSARNSITPDTAMPMRNSLAPSRNNLGVDLNYGSRLSLNPQDFNRSPRNSITPDVSARSPRRSLVPEGTLWNQPRNSLVPDVGRSPRHSVASIQLDPARAQKDLGPSPRTSPRGSVGPDLNLKKEEINRTHRGSLIPDSQRSPRGSIAPSERSARGSLVAIENEAARVSPRGSLTLTFQEPLVSKERRPSEDSQAAGKGRSVSPYRASFGGRQSGTGALSDTGSRRASSSVSQVSGDEQRRLCGEQAKYNERVGLGLGVGLTTYGSVAYQLKDANMEASGTMDFVCRAAKIMNRTILMTVFLACLSTLPVIMLIMGVQYIRDCPAEPRIPVYMVVGGAAGGAGICWLLWAQLASRNSNSSASVPETILAYTLTVFLMGWFACGNYWTLDIMWPDYSPTLFEPNQWCHKTLYVFALTQLGVVWGVLAFIVLLLLALVICQVFGCGWLGPPRYK; encoded by the exons ATGCTACATAGAACTTCATCTTCAAGACGACGTAGGGCGTCAAGAAGTGCCGCCACATCGCCGCAGACAAGATCACCAAGAAACTCAGCTCTACCCTCCAGACGTGCTTCACTAGCTACAGCAGAAACTGACGAGGAAATGGAACCAACTCCTCAAAGAAGTCCAAGAGCTAGTCTCGCACCAGACGCAATCATGGACTACCACAGAAGCCCGCGTCATTCTTTAACACCCGAAGTCAGATCAGCGCGGAATTCCATAACGCCTGACACAGCAATGCCGATGAGAAACAGTCTCGCGCCGTCCAGAAACAATTTAGGTGTCGATCTTAATTACGGTTCGAGGTTAAGTCTGAATCCTCAAGATTTCAACCGGAGCCCTAGAAATAGTATCACTCCTGACGTGTCAGCTAGAAGCCCGCGAAGAAGCTTGGTGCCTGAAGGTACATTATGGAACCAGCCCAGGAATTCGCTGGTGCCCGATGTGGGAAGAAGTCCAAGGCATTCCGTGGCCAGCATCCAGTTAGATCCAGCACGCGCTCAAAAGGATTTAGGTCCTAGTCCACGAACGAGCCCTCGTGGGAGTGTCGGTCCTgacttaaatttgaaaaaagaagaaataaacaGAACTCACAGAGGATCCTTGATTCCGGACTCGCAGAGGAGTCCGAGAGGTAGTATTGCTCCCTCTGAAAGAAGTGCTAGAGGTAGTCTTGTGGCAATTGAAAATGAAGCTGCAAGAGTTAGTCCCAGAGGTAGTCTTACATTGACATTTCAAGAGCCTTTGGTATCGAAAGAAAGAAGACCCAGCGAAGACAGCCAGGCTGCAG GTAAAGGAAGAAGCGTGTCTCCGTACAGAGCGTCATTCGGCGGACGACAGAGCGGCACTGGAGCTCTGTCAGATACTGGGTCTCGAAGGGCATCTAGCTCCGTCAGTCAG GTCTCAGGAGATGAGCAACGAAGGTTATGCGGAGAGCAGGCAAAATACAACGAGAGAGTTGGACTGGGTCTTGGCGTGGGGCTCACGACGTATGGATCTGTGGCTTATCAGCTCAAAGACGCTAACATGGAAGCTTCTGGCACTATGGACTTCGTCTGTCGGGCCGCTAAGATTATGAATAGAACTA TTCTGATGACAGTGTTCCTAGCTTGCTtatctactttgcccgtcatcATGCTTATCATGG GAGTACAATACATCAGGGACTGCCCAGCCGAGCCTCGTATTCCAGTGTACATGGTCGTGGGGGGCGCTGCAGGTGGAGCGGGTATCTGCTGGCTTCTGTGGGCTCAGCTGGCCAGCAGGAACTCCAACTCATCGGCGAGCGTACCGGAGACTATCCTCGCGTACACTCTCACCGTCTTCTTGATGGGCTG GTTTGCGTGCGGAAACTACTGGACCCTGGACATAATGTGGCCCGACTATTCCCCGACGCTCTTCGAACCAAACCAGTGGTGTCACAAGACCCTGTACGTGTTCGCGCTGACCCAGCTTGGTGTTGTATGGGGCGTGTTGGCTTTTATAGTCCTCTTACTTCTGGCTTTAGTCATCTGCCAG GTATTCGGCTGCGGCTGGCTGGGCCCGCCTCGCTACAAGTAG